A segment of the Corynebacterium resistens DSM 45100 genome:
GGTCAACAGCCCACCGCAATTCCATGGACGGCTGATAATTCCCTACAGTGGCACGTAGAAGTGTCTCCGGATTCGCCCGACAATGCGGAGGAGACGGAACACTGGCATAGAATAGGCGCCATGCGCCAAACCCACAGGTTGGCCGTCCAACGCATGGATGGTGAGCTGCGCTACTGTGCCATTTCGCGGCGCGGTGGATAGGCACCAACCCGCGGCAATGCGTAGAACGGCAGTAGCTCGGCTACCAACCCTGTGGGAGAGGCACGCGAGAGTCACTGGCTCCCCGGCTTTCGAAAACTAAACAACGCGACCAAAAACACGAAGAACTAAGGGATGCGCACCGACATGCACAACGAGAAGAATTTCGACGTTCCAGCGAACGCTTATGGCGATGATCTGGAAAGCGTTCTCATCGACGAAGAAACCCTGCATGCACGCATCGCAGAGATGGCGAAGGCCTGCTCCGATCGTTACCGTGATGCGGAGGAAGACCTGGTTCTGATCTGTGTGCTCAAGGGGGCTGTGTACTTCATTACCGACTTCGCCCGTGCCCTAGACATTCCCAGCCAGCAGGAATTCATGGCTGTGTCTTCCTACGGGAACTCCACGAGCTCTTCGGGTGTAGTTCGAATCTTGAAGGACCTCGACCGCGATATCGAAGGGCGCAATGTGCTCATCGTGGAAGACATCATTGACTCGGGTCTGACGTTGTCGTGGCTGCTGAAGAACCTAGCCAACCGCCGACCAAAGACCTTGGGGGTTGTCACTTTGCTGCGTAAACCGGAAGCCGTGAAGGTTGATATCGAGCTGGAAGATGTCGGGTTCGATATCCCCAATGAGTTCGTTGTGGGCTACGGACTGGACTTTGCAGAACGTTACCGGGACCTCCCTTTTGTAGGCACGCTTCACCCAAGGGTCTATCAAAAGTCTCTGTAAGCTTCACTCTTATTGCGCGGGGTACAGGTTGCAGTGGTCTTCTTCCATTGACGCCGCCTAGAACTTCCGCGCCACACGACTAGCCCGAGGGGATCGGGCTGATATTCGAAAGAATCTCTGACAGGAAACATGGAAAAGAAAAAAGTTCTGCGGATTGCCGGCCTCGTTGCCACAGTCCTCATCGTCATCTACCTGTTCGGTGTGCTCACCGATTCCACGCGTGGGTACAGCAAGGTAGAGACCTCCATCGCTGTGCAACAGCTGAAGGATAAGAATGTCTCCGAGGCGCAGATCAACGATCGCGAGCAAGAAGTTCAGCTCAAGCTGAAAAAGCCGATCAATGTTGAAGGCAAGGATGGTGTGGAGAAGCTGATCGCCAGCTACCCCGCCCGTACTGCCCCAGAAATCTACAAGTCTGTCGAGCAATCACAGCCAGAGAAGTTCGATACCAAGGTGACCCAAGATAGCTTCTTGGGGTCTTTGGCGATGATGGTTCTGCCATTGTTGCTGGTATTCGGGCTGCTGATGTTCCTGTTCTCCCGCATGCAGGGCAGTGGCGGACCAATGGGCGCGCTTGGTTTCGGCAAATCGAAGGCGAAGCAGCTCAATAAGGACAATCCGGATACCACGTTCGATGACGTGGCCGGTGCCGATGAGGCTGTCGAAGAGCTCGACGAGATTCGCGACTTCCTGTCAGATCCGACTCGTTATGAAAAGCTCGGCGCCAAGATTCCACGTGGTGTGTTGCTGTACGGCCCTCCCGGAACGGGTAAAACTTTGCTGGCGCGCGCAGTTGCAGGCGAGGCCGGTGTGCCGTTCTACACCATTTCCGGTTCAGACTTCGTCGAGATGTTCGTCGGCGTGGGTGCCTCTCGCGTGCGCGATTTGTTCCAGCAGGCGAAGGAGAACTCGCCGTGCATCATCTTCGTGGATGAGATCGATGCAGTGGGTCGCCAGCGTGGCTCGGGCATGGGCGGCGGTCACGATGAGCGTGAACAGACCCTCAACCAGCTGCTCGTGGAGATGGACGGATTTGGTGATCGCGAAGGCGTGATCCTGATGGCCGCAACGAACCGTCCGGACATTTTGGACCCCGCATTGCTGCGCCCTGGTCGCTTTGACCGCCAGATTCCTGTGACCAACCCAGATCTGAATGGTCGTGAGCAGATTTTGCGCGTTCACGCTAAGGGCAAGCCATTGGCTCCTGATGTAGATCTTCGTTCGTTGGCCAAGCGCACCGCGGGTATGTCCGGTGCAGATTTGGAAAACGTGCTGAACGAGGCGGCGCTGTTAACAGCTCGTGTGGACGGCAACGTCATCACCCCTGATGCGCTGGAAGAAGCGACTGATCGTGTAGTCGGCGGGCCACGCCGCAGCTCCACCATCATTAGTGAACACGAGAAGAAGGTCACCGCCTACCACGAGGGCGGTCACACGCTCGCCGCGTGGGCGATGAAGGATATAGATCGTGTGTACAAGGTCACGATCCTGGCGCGCGGTAAAACCGGTGGTCATGCGATGACTGCAGGTGAGGACGACAAGGGCATGTACAACCGTTCCGAGTTGTTTGCTCGATTGGTATTTGCCATGGGTGGCCGTGCTGCTGAGGAGTTGGTTTTCGGTAACCCCACAACGGGTGCATCGGCCGATATTGAAATGGCCTCTAATATCGCCCGCGCAATGGTGACGGAATACGGCATGTCCCCGAAGGTCGGTGCTGTGAAGTACGGCCAAAACGATGGTGATCCCTTCAGCCACCGCGGTGGTGGGCAAGGCGGTAGCTTGCCCTCGGAGGATGTTGCAGCGCAGATCGACAACGAAGTTCGCATGCTGATGGATAAGGCCCAGCAGATTGCTTACGAAGTTTTGAGCGAGCACCGTGGCTACCTCGACAAGTTGGCGGAAAAGCTGTTGGAGAAGGAGACTTTGCGTCGACCTGATCTGGAGGCAATCTTCGACGGCATCGAGCCGCGCGAGATCATCGATGTGTTCCCTAACCAGGATGTCGACCGTCCGAAGGACTTCCGCGACCCTGTGAAGACCCCAGCGGAGCTGGCTAAGGAGCGTGGCGAGGAGCCTCCGAAGCGCAATGACTTTTTCTCGGCTGCGCGACGAGCTCGGATGGAGCGCCGTCGCAAGGCACAAGAAGAGCAACTGCGCCAGCAGGAGCAGGGCGGTAATGCCCTTCCAGTTGGTTCGAATGGCCAGCAGCCAGGCCAGCCACACCCGAATTTCCCGCAAAACAACTACCCTCAAGCTGGCCAGCAGGCGCCAGGTCAGTGGGGCCAACCCCAACCGGGCCAGCCCCAGCAGGGCCAACCGGGACAGCCACCCCAACCGGGCCAGCCCCAGCAGGGCCAACCGGGACAGCCGGGCTTTAATGGTGGGCAGTATGGTCAATTCCCCCAAGGTCAGCCTGCACCAAATGGCCAGCCGAACCCACAGGCTCCACAAGGCCAGCAACACAACTCCGGCAACGTGAACATCCCACGGGAGGAGATGCGTGGATTCCGCTTGCCTGACCACGAGCAGCCGGATCACCCATGGCCGGAGCAGGAGCGAGAAAAGCCACGCAAATCCTTCGAAGGCCACGATGCGCAGTCCACAAGCGTGATTCCGCGCGTACCGGAATCAGGTGAAGGTGCGGATACTGATTCTGCACCTGCCGAGCCGAACCGCCCGGCCCACCCTGGGCTTGGGCAGTACCCGCTGGATCTACCGGGTGAAGACGATTCCACGCGTGGGCGCCATCACCGTCCGGAAACCCCGCAGGACCCACAGCAGAACCCATATGGAAAGGGGACTGACGGTGAGCGATAGTTCGCAACCTGCGGCGACCGACACCACTGGCACCCCAAAGCCCACTTTTGATCGCGAGCGCGCGGAAGCCGCTGTTCGTGAACTGCTTTTCGCAGTTGGAGAAAACCCGGATCGGGAGGGGCTGAAGGACACTCCAGCCCGTGTTGCCCGCGCCTATGAAGAAATCTTTGCCGGGTTGTACACCGACCCAACCGAAGTGCTGGATAAGACCTTTAACGAGGATCACCGCGAGCTCGTTCTCGTTCGCGACATCCCGTTTTATTCGACGTGTGAACACCACCTCGTGCCTTTTTTCGGGCACGCTCACATTGGCTATATCCCGGGCACCTCGGGCAAAGTTACCGGCCTTTCCAAGCTCGCGCGCCTCATCGATGGCCTTGCCAAGCGCCCCCAAGTGCAAGAACGGCTGACGTCCCAAGTCGCGGATGCTTTGGTGGAACGCCTCGAAGCCTCCGCAGTCATCGTCGTCATTGAAGCTGAACATCTTTGCATGGCCATGCGCGGCATCCGCAAACCCGGTGCGAACACGGTCACTTCTGCGGTTCGAGGCGGTTTCCGCACGAATGCCAGTTCCCGCGCAGAAGCCATGGCTTTGATTCAACGAGGCCGCTAACGTTTGCGCGGTTAGTCTTTCGATTTCACGATAGGTTTTTATGTCCGACGCCCCGCTGCCCCCACCTACGCCATCCTTCGGCGCAAACGGTTCCCCCACGAAGGTGATGGGAATTCTCAACGTGACGGAGGATTCTTTCTCCGACGGTGGCTCCAACCCAGATACGGCCACGGCAGTCCGTAATGCCAAGGCGATGCTTACAGCCGGGGCAGACATCATCGATATCGGCGGGGAATCCACCCGCCCCGGCGCTACGCGCGTTTCTGCTGAGGTTGAAGCTGCGCGAGTTGTTTCAGTCGTCCGCGAACTCGTTCAGCTCACTCACGAACCTCGCACCAAGCCATTCACCACCAGCATCGATACGATGCGGGCTTCCACCGCACGCGTGGCACTGGAAGCTGGGGCGACGTTCATCAACGATGTCTCCGGTGGCCTCGCGGATCCCGAGATGCTTTCGGTGTGCGCGGATTTCGATTGCCCAGTGATCCTCATGCACTGGGAGAAAGACTGGGGTAGTGCCTCCGCCCAAGTGGGGGCGGAGGGCTACCGCGATCACGGTGTGGACA
Coding sequences within it:
- the hpt gene encoding hypoxanthine phosphoribosyltransferase, with the translated sequence MHNEKNFDVPANAYGDDLESVLIDEETLHARIAEMAKACSDRYRDAEEDLVLICVLKGAVYFITDFARALDIPSQQEFMAVSSYGNSTSSSGVVRILKDLDRDIEGRNVLIVEDIIDSGLTLSWLLKNLANRRPKTLGVVTLLRKPEAVKVDIELEDVGFDIPNEFVVGYGLDFAERYRDLPFVGTLHPRVYQKSL
- the ftsH gene encoding ATP-dependent zinc metalloprotease FtsH, with the translated sequence MEKKKVLRIAGLVATVLIVIYLFGVLTDSTRGYSKVETSIAVQQLKDKNVSEAQINDREQEVQLKLKKPINVEGKDGVEKLIASYPARTAPEIYKSVEQSQPEKFDTKVTQDSFLGSLAMMVLPLLLVFGLLMFLFSRMQGSGGPMGALGFGKSKAKQLNKDNPDTTFDDVAGADEAVEELDEIRDFLSDPTRYEKLGAKIPRGVLLYGPPGTGKTLLARAVAGEAGVPFYTISGSDFVEMFVGVGASRVRDLFQQAKENSPCIIFVDEIDAVGRQRGSGMGGGHDEREQTLNQLLVEMDGFGDREGVILMAATNRPDILDPALLRPGRFDRQIPVTNPDLNGREQILRVHAKGKPLAPDVDLRSLAKRTAGMSGADLENVLNEAALLTARVDGNVITPDALEEATDRVVGGPRRSSTIISEHEKKVTAYHEGGHTLAAWAMKDIDRVYKVTILARGKTGGHAMTAGEDDKGMYNRSELFARLVFAMGGRAAEELVFGNPTTGASADIEMASNIARAMVTEYGMSPKVGAVKYGQNDGDPFSHRGGGQGGSLPSEDVAAQIDNEVRMLMDKAQQIAYEVLSEHRGYLDKLAEKLLEKETLRRPDLEAIFDGIEPREIIDVFPNQDVDRPKDFRDPVKTPAELAKERGEEPPKRNDFFSAARRARMERRRKAQEEQLRQQEQGGNALPVGSNGQQPGQPHPNFPQNNYPQAGQQAPGQWGQPQPGQPQQGQPGQPPQPGQPQQGQPGQPGFNGGQYGQFPQGQPAPNGQPNPQAPQGQQHNSGNVNIPREEMRGFRLPDHEQPDHPWPEQEREKPRKSFEGHDAQSTSVIPRVPESGEGADTDSAPAEPNRPAHPGLGQYPLDLPGEDDSTRGRHHRPETPQDPQQNPYGKGTDGER
- the folE gene encoding GTP cyclohydrolase I FolE, with amino-acid sequence MSDSSQPAATDTTGTPKPTFDRERAEAAVRELLFAVGENPDREGLKDTPARVARAYEEIFAGLYTDPTEVLDKTFNEDHRELVLVRDIPFYSTCEHHLVPFFGHAHIGYIPGTSGKVTGLSKLARLIDGLAKRPQVQERLTSQVADALVERLEASAVIVVIEAEHLCMAMRGIRKPGANTVTSAVRGGFRTNASSRAEAMALIQRGR
- the folP gene encoding dihydropteroate synthase; its protein translation is MSDAPLPPPTPSFGANGSPTKVMGILNVTEDSFSDGGSNPDTATAVRNAKAMLTAGADIIDIGGESTRPGATRVSAEVEAARVVSVVRELVQLTHEPRTKPFTTSIDTMRASTARVALEAGATFINDVSGGLADPEMLSVCADFDCPVILMHWEKDWGSASAQVGAEGYRDHGVDIVTEVSNWLLARVEEAEKRGVDRKRIYLDPGIGFAKSPRDNWQLLHGLNRIVDLGFPVLVGASRKRFLTALRPGPDGNPGTPESADDATAAVTSLAALAGAWAVRVHNVAPSKAAVDVIHAVRTGDGPQVAEDWRAKRG